One Desulfobulbus oligotrophicus DNA segment encodes these proteins:
- a CDS encoding MFS transporter — protein MNKKVLALLGFGHAITDIIQGGLTMMLAFLQPVLTLSQLQVGMVMLAFNLSSSVIQPAFGIFSDRFRAAWLIPTGCLLAGVGMSLTGFMPNYTLLLVASLIAGLGVAAYHPEGSKYARCASGSRKASGMAIFSVGGNFGFAMGPILATLLLAWAGREGTLGFLVINGVMSLLLWFYLPTITKTETTRPLPPPKIVRESPTSEGRGLSQGQIIGAAIMLVLVIIMRTWMHFGIVTFLPQYSMHHLQHSQAYAAGMTSIFLLFGAFGTVFGGPAADRWGLKTVIVASMAVTIPLLHLFPYTSGPASMVVIALSGFALISTFAITVVLGQELLPNNVGLASGLTLGFGIGAGGIGATLLGWFADRWGLPSIFHIMIIFAVTGLVLSFFLPGREKLLATRTDSSQSRC, from the coding sequence ATGAACAAGAAGGTGCTTGCCCTCCTTGGTTTCGGCCATGCCATCACCGACATTATTCAGGGAGGGCTGACCATGATGCTGGCCTTTCTGCAGCCTGTGCTCACGCTCAGTCAGCTGCAGGTGGGTATGGTTATGCTGGCCTTTAACCTGAGTTCTTCAGTCATTCAACCGGCTTTTGGAATCTTCAGCGATCGGTTTCGTGCTGCCTGGCTCATCCCCACCGGTTGTCTGCTGGCCGGGGTAGGGATGTCGCTGACCGGGTTTATGCCCAACTACACTCTCCTGCTGGTGGCATCCTTGATAGCCGGCCTGGGCGTTGCCGCCTATCATCCGGAAGGATCCAAATATGCCCGCTGTGCCAGTGGTTCGCGTAAGGCTTCCGGAATGGCCATCTTTTCTGTGGGAGGCAACTTCGGATTTGCCATGGGTCCGATTCTGGCCACGCTCCTGCTTGCCTGGGCGGGCCGTGAGGGTACCCTGGGATTTCTTGTCATCAACGGCGTGATGAGTCTGCTGCTCTGGTTTTATCTGCCAACCATTACCAAGACAGAAACCACCAGACCTCTTCCTCCACCGAAAATCGTCAGGGAGAGCCCAACCTCTGAAGGGCGGGGACTAAGCCAGGGGCAGATCATCGGTGCTGCGATCATGCTGGTGCTGGTCATTATTATGCGCACCTGGATGCACTTTGGTATTGTCACTTTTTTACCGCAGTACTCCATGCACCACCTGCAACACAGTCAAGCTTATGCAGCAGGTATGACCTCTATCTTTCTTCTTTTTGGTGCTTTTGGTACTGTTTTTGGTGGGCCGGCCGCCGACCGATGGGGCTTAAAGACCGTTATTGTCGCATCCATGGCAGTGACGATACCGCTGCTGCACCTCTTTCCGTACACAAGCGGCCCTGCCTCCATGGTCGTGATTGCCCTGTCCGGATTCGCCCTGATCTCAACCTTTGCCATCACGGTTGTTTTAGGTCAGGAGCTCCTGCCGAACAATGTGGGATTAGCCTCAGGGCTGACTCTTGGATTCGGCATAGGGGCCGGCGGCATAGGCGCAACTCTTCTTGGTTGGTTTGCCGATCGCTGGGGGCTGCCCTCTATCTTTCATATTATGATTATCTTTGCGGTGACAGGTCTGGTACTTTCGTTCTTTCTACCGGGCAGAGAAAAACTGCTGGCCACCAGGACAGATAGCAGTCAGAGCCGGTGCTAG
- the fdxH gene encoding formate dehydrogenase subunit beta yields MALQSLDIRRRSATTTPSPQARTTLEIAKLIDISKCIGCKACQVACMEWNDLRDTVGTNRGVYDNPADLSAQSWTVMRFAEVEPDPGRLEWLIRKDGCMHCSDPGCLKSCPAPGAIIQYSNGIVDFHQEACVGCGYCIIGCPFNIPRLSATDNKAYKCTLCSDRVAVGREPACAKTCPTGAILFGAKEDLLEHSAGRIADLKERGYRNAGLYNPPGVDGTHVMYVLQHADRPELYSGLPSDPGISPLVVLWKDIAKTVMGIGLGAAIVGGVVHFLTQGPNEINEEEEETL; encoded by the coding sequence ATGGCACTGCAATCCCTTGATATCAGAAGACGCTCCGCCACCACCACGCCATCACCCCAGGCGCGGACCACCCTGGAAATAGCCAAACTGATCGACATCTCTAAATGTATCGGCTGTAAGGCCTGTCAGGTCGCCTGTATGGAGTGGAACGACCTGCGGGATACTGTCGGCACCAATCGGGGTGTATATGACAACCCGGCTGATCTCTCGGCCCAGTCGTGGACCGTGATGCGCTTTGCCGAGGTTGAACCCGACCCCGGCCGTCTTGAATGGCTGATCCGCAAGGACGGCTGTATGCACTGCTCAGATCCGGGTTGCCTTAAATCCTGCCCTGCTCCAGGGGCGATTATTCAGTACAGCAACGGGATTGTCGACTTTCATCAGGAGGCCTGCGTGGGCTGCGGCTACTGTATTATCGGCTGTCCATTCAATATCCCCCGGCTCTCGGCAACCGACAACAAGGCGTACAAGTGTACGCTGTGCTCGGATCGGGTGGCTGTGGGCCGTGAACCGGCCTGTGCCAAGACCTGCCCCACCGGTGCAATCCTGTTCGGCGCAAAAGAGGACCTGCTCGAACACAGCGCCGGTCGCATTGCCGATCTGAAAGAACGTGGCTACCGGAATGCCGGCCTGTACAATCCCCCGGGCGTGGACGGCACCCATGTGATGTATGTGCTGCAACACGCCGACCGGCCCGAACTGTACAGCGGGCTGCCCAGTGATCCGGGCATCAGCCCGCTGGTTGTTCTCTGGAAGGATATTGCGAAAACCGTGATGGGCATCGGTTTAGGCGCAGCCATTGTCGGCGGTGTCGTCCATTTTCTGACCCAGGGACCAAACGAGATCAACGAGGAAGAGGAGGAAACGCTATGA
- a CDS encoding GNAT family N-acetyltransferase yields the protein MEVLIRPYTPADWPILWPVLETTFAQGDTYAFPTDWTAEETQKAWIVVPLATFVAVSEDNQLVGTYYIKANQMGNGAHTANCGYVVPAAFAGQGIATRLCKHSQQEARRLGFLAMQFNFVVATNTRAVALWQHLGFQIVGTVPRAFQHPQHGLVAAYVMHKWLADPPQQP from the coding sequence GTGGAAGTTCTCATTCGTCCGTATACCCCGGCAGATTGGCCGATCTTGTGGCCTGTTCTTGAAACAACCTTTGCACAGGGCGATACCTATGCCTTTCCAACGGACTGGACTGCCGAAGAAACACAAAAGGCCTGGATTGTAGTGCCGTTGGCAACCTTTGTTGCTGTCTCGGAAGACAATCAGCTGGTCGGCACCTACTACATCAAGGCAAATCAGATGGGCAACGGCGCCCATACCGCCAACTGCGGTTATGTGGTACCTGCCGCCTTTGCCGGACAGGGCATTGCAACTCGTCTGTGCAAACACTCGCAACAGGAGGCAAGACGGTTAGGATTTCTTGCCATGCAGTTCAACTTTGTCGTTGCCACCAACACCCGCGCTGTGGCGCTGTGGCAGCACCTCGGCTTTCAGATTGTCGGCACCGTACCTCGGGCATTTCAACATCCGCAACATGGTCTGGTGGCCGCCTATGTGATGCACAAGTGGCTGGCCGACCCGCCACAACAGCCATAG
- a CDS encoding MliC family protein codes for MDINEHAPMRKISLRLAVWAALFFITACTAPHPDGRAVDSTSEKETYLCESGVVVVASYPDTDSAVITYRGKVYPLRIAISASGARYVHEQVEWWTKGSGKGSTGSLFRHNSDGSSGDLLELCTAQDTRAER; via the coding sequence ATGGACATCAACGAACACGCACCCATGAGAAAAATCAGTCTGAGACTGGCCGTCTGGGCGGCACTCTTTTTTATCACAGCCTGTACAGCTCCCCACCCTGATGGCCGGGCGGTCGATTCGACCTCTGAGAAAGAGACGTATCTCTGTGAGAGCGGCGTAGTTGTTGTTGCCTCGTACCCTGACACTGACTCTGCTGTTATCACGTATAGGGGGAAGGTCTATCCTCTGCGGATCGCTATTTCAGCCAGTGGGGCGCGTTACGTGCATGAACAGGTTGAATGGTGGACCAAGGGCTCGGGAAAAGGGTCCACAGGTTCACTGTTCCGACACAATAGCGATGGCAGCAGTGGAGATCTTCTTGAGCTGTGCACTGCTCAGGATACCAGAGCGGAAAGATAA
- the aqpZ gene encoding aquaporin Z has translation MKKYAAELVGTFWLVLGGCGSAVIGAAFPELGIGHLGVSLAFGLTVLTMAYAIGHISGCHLNPAVSVGLWAGGRFPAKDLVPYIIAQVIGGILAGGVLYLIATGKAGFDVAAGFASNGYGKHSPGGYTMQAALISEVVMTMIFIVVIMGATDKRAPAGFAPIAIGLCLTLIHLISIPVTNTSVNPARSTGVALYVGDWATAQLWLFWLAPLVGGVLGAFIYRLIDNSEN, from the coding sequence ATGAAAAAGTATGCAGCAGAGCTTGTTGGTACGTTTTGGCTGGTCCTTGGCGGGTGTGGTAGTGCAGTGATCGGAGCCGCCTTTCCGGAGCTCGGTATCGGCCACCTGGGTGTTTCCCTGGCATTCGGGTTAACCGTGCTGACCATGGCGTACGCCATCGGGCATATTTCCGGATGCCATCTGAATCCGGCCGTCTCTGTGGGGCTCTGGGCAGGCGGGCGTTTTCCGGCAAAGGATCTTGTTCCCTATATCATCGCCCAGGTGATCGGCGGTATTCTTGCCGGTGGTGTCCTGTATCTTATTGCCACCGGGAAAGCAGGGTTTGATGTGGCTGCCGGTTTTGCCTCGAACGGTTATGGTAAGCACTCACCGGGTGGATATACGATGCAGGCGGCGTTGATCTCTGAAGTTGTGATGACCATGATCTTTATCGTTGTCATCATGGGGGCCACGGACAAGCGTGCTCCGGCCGGTTTTGCCCCGATCGCCATTGGTCTGTGTCTGACCCTGATTCACCTGATCAGTATTCCCGTGACCAACACCTCGGTTAACCCGGCCCGAAGCACCGGCGTTGCCCTGTATGTGGGTGACTGGGCAACTGCACAACTGTGGCTTTTCTGGCTGGCCCCGCTTGTTGGTGGTGTTTTAGGCGCCTTTATCTACCGCCTTATCGACAACTCTGAAAATTAA
- a CDS encoding META domain-containing protein — MGDQACSGWKQQMICSVCGKVVAWMLVVAGLLFSSVACAGTLQGTATYRERIALPVDAVFTVELLQEASRADAPAAVLGRSKLEPAGQPPFRFTIAYDDTAVQPERTCTVRAAVTHQGQVLFAAEAIYRPLNSHNEPLDMLLVSVQDKPHAESKVEGIGLLPASYEGEFTVAGKRTTMHLDLLPDGRYQLRSIDSGRTVPGGTDNIGRWTFDRNNHLVLRGSNDLPLFFSVVEDGSTVQRLEAPGKVVDPSTDDRLTRLLFYRPIDPRLELTGMFIYMADAAVITLCADGRRLPVAMEGDYRSLEVAYLKTGPQAGEPLLVSLEGLITLRPSMEESLPPQPTLVVQRFISVRPQESCGSTAVDSALRGIHWKLVRLGDSPVAVAEHQAAPYLFFAVDALHVSGSGGCNGLAGNFELQGDRLRFDQMAITMKACADGMEQERSFVETLAKVQRYRIRGSHLELLDAEGTVRAQLEASE; from the coding sequence ATGGGTGATCAGGCGTGTAGCGGCTGGAAGCAACAGATGATCTGTTCAGTGTGCGGCAAGGTCGTTGCCTGGATGCTCGTTGTGGCGGGACTGTTGTTCTCCAGCGTCGCATGCGCAGGCACCTTGCAGGGGACGGCAACCTATCGGGAGCGTATTGCCCTGCCCGTAGACGCGGTGTTTACCGTTGAGCTGCTGCAGGAGGCATCCAGGGCAGATGCTCCGGCAGCAGTGCTTGGCCGCAGCAAGCTGGAGCCCGCCGGCCAGCCGCCGTTTCGATTTACCATTGCCTATGATGACACTGCTGTGCAGCCGGAACGCACCTGCACGGTGCGTGCTGCTGTTACACATCAGGGGCAGGTACTGTTTGCCGCAGAAGCGATATACAGGCCATTGAACAGCCACAATGAGCCGCTGGATATGCTGCTGGTGTCTGTACAGGACAAGCCGCATGCCGAATCAAAGGTGGAGGGTATCGGTCTTTTACCTGCCTCGTATGAGGGGGAGTTTACTGTTGCCGGTAAGCGCACGACCATGCATCTGGACCTGTTGCCTGACGGCCGGTATCAGTTGCGCAGCATTGATTCCGGCAGGACCGTACCAGGTGGTACAGACAATATCGGCCGCTGGACATTCGACAGGAACAACCATCTTGTCTTACGTGGCAGCAACGACTTACCACTGTTTTTCAGTGTTGTTGAAGACGGTTCAACAGTACAGCGACTTGAGGCTCCAGGAAAGGTTGTGGATCCTTCAACAGATGATCGGTTGACCCGTTTGCTGTTCTACAGACCGATCGATCCCCGGTTGGAGCTCACCGGCATGTTTATCTACATGGCTGATGCCGCCGTCATCACCCTTTGTGCTGACGGTCGAAGACTCCCTGTGGCCATGGAAGGCGATTACAGATCACTTGAAGTTGCCTATCTCAAGACAGGTCCGCAGGCAGGGGAACCTTTACTGGTGAGCCTGGAGGGGTTGATCACCCTGCGACCGTCAATGGAGGAGAGTTTACCACCGCAACCAACGCTTGTTGTGCAGCGTTTTATCAGTGTCCGGCCGCAGGAGAGTTGCGGCAGTACAGCAGTGGACAGTGCCCTGCGCGGCATCCACTGGAAGCTTGTCCGTCTGGGGGACAGTCCGGTGGCTGTTGCCGAACACCAGGCTGCTCCGTACCTGTTCTTTGCCGTTGATGCGTTACATGTTTCCGGAAGCGGGGGGTGTAACGGTTTGGCGGGTAACTTCGAGCTGCAGGGGGACCGGTTACGTTTTGACCAGATGGCAATAACCATGAAGGCCTGTGCCGATGGTATGGAGCAGGAGAGGTCTTTTGTGGAAACACTGGCCAAGGTGCAGCGTTATCGCATCCGTGGCAGCCATCTGGAACTCCTTGATGCAGAGGGGACGGTGCGTGCTCAACTGGAGGCGAGTGAATGA
- a CDS encoding alpha-ketoacid dehydrogenase subunit beta — translation MTVKSVGQAIAEALSLALEMDEGVFLAGEGIGTSININPHLPTHQLLERFGARRVRDTPVSEAAIAGLAVGASCMGLKPVVEIMYFPFFTLASDMIINHAAKLRYLSGGLSSFPLTVRIKSGLFSAGCQHSHYLESWLTHVPGLKVVYPSNPADAKGLLLSAVFDPDPVVIIEEMPLYWSIHDEVPEGDVRVPLGQARLARQGRDVTLVTYGGAVHVALQAADVLAEEGIALEVIDLRSLLPLDTATVLASVRKTGRFVTLHDATRFCGFGAELVATVAEACHGELKAPPRRVAAPDIPVPFTPPQEDFYRPSAETVAATVRELVRTS, via the coding sequence ATGACTGTAAAAAGCGTTGGTCAGGCAATAGCAGAGGCTCTGTCCCTGGCTTTGGAAATGGATGAAGGCGTATTTTTGGCGGGTGAAGGGATCGGTACCTCTATCAATATTAATCCGCATCTCCCCACACATCAGCTGCTTGAGCGTTTCGGTGCGCGCCGAGTGCGTGATACACCGGTGAGCGAGGCCGCCATTGCCGGTCTGGCCGTCGGCGCCAGTTGTATGGGGCTTAAGCCGGTGGTGGAGATCATGTACTTTCCTTTTTTCACCCTGGCCTCAGACATGATAATCAACCATGCGGCCAAGCTGCGGTATCTGAGCGGCGGGCTGTCCAGCTTCCCGCTGACCGTCCGCATCAAGTCCGGTCTGTTTTCAGCCGGTTGCCAGCACTCACACTATCTGGAGTCATGGCTGACCCATGTGCCCGGGCTCAAGGTGGTGTATCCCTCCAATCCGGCAGATGCCAAGGGTTTGCTCCTGTCGGCTGTCTTTGATCCGGACCCGGTGGTGATCATCGAGGAGATGCCTCTGTACTGGAGCATCCATGATGAGGTGCCTGAGGGCGATGTGCGTGTTCCGCTGGGGCAGGCACGTCTTGCCCGCCAGGGCCGGGATGTCACCCTGGTCACTTATGGCGGGGCCGTGCATGTGGCTCTGCAGGCGGCTGATGTCCTGGCTGAAGAGGGAATCGCCCTGGAGGTTATCGATCTGCGCAGTCTGCTGCCGCTGGATACAGCCACTGTACTTGCCTCAGTACGCAAGACCGGCCGCTTTGTCACCCTGCACGATGCCACCCGGTTTTGCGGTTTTGGTGCCGAGCTGGTGGCTACTGTGGCTGAGGCCTGTCACGGTGAGCTGAAGGCGCCCCCGCGCCGTGTTGCGGCACCGGATATTCCGGTTCCCTTTACCCCGCCGCAGGAAGACTTCTACCGGCCTTCTGCTGAGACGGTTGCGGCCACTGTGCGTGAGCTGGTTCGTACATCCTGA
- a CDS encoding formate dehydrogenase subunit gamma has protein sequence MSRQQMILRHSTGERLNHWLVAILFILTGLSGLGFFHPAFYWLTSLFGGGTWARILHPFFGVILALCFLVLVARVWKDNRITSADWQWFKHLGEFLRNRPAGIPAIGKYNLGQKLLTRVLLLCILVLLASGFLLWQPWFAPEFSIEMRRIAAVVHAFTAFVILLCFIVHVYAAYWTRGAIRSMTRGWVTAAWARHHSTTWYQEMAETGKKSQGTA, from the coding sequence ATGAGCAGACAACAAATGATCCTGCGGCACTCCACCGGCGAACGGCTTAACCACTGGCTGGTGGCCATCCTGTTCATCCTGACCGGTCTCTCCGGGCTCGGTTTTTTTCACCCCGCCTTCTACTGGCTGACCAGCCTGTTCGGCGGCGGGACCTGGGCGCGTATTCTGCACCCTTTCTTTGGTGTGATCTTAGCACTCTGCTTTCTTGTCTTAGTGGCACGGGTATGGAAAGACAACCGCATCACCTCTGCTGACTGGCAATGGTTCAAACATCTGGGTGAGTTTCTGCGCAACAGACCAGCAGGTATTCCGGCCATCGGCAAGTACAACTTAGGTCAAAAACTCCTCACCAGAGTGCTGCTGTTGTGCATCCTCGTGCTGCTGGCTTCCGGATTTCTTCTCTGGCAGCCGTGGTTTGCGCCCGAATTTTCCATTGAGATGCGACGCATAGCAGCTGTGGTACATGCCTTTACCGCCTTTGTCATCCTGCTCTGCTTCATCGTGCACGTGTACGCCGCCTACTGGACCCGTGGGGCCATCCGTTCCATGACCAGGGGCTGGGTGACCGCTGCCTGGGCCAGGCACCACAGCACAACCTGGTACCAGGAGATGGCTGAGACCGGGAAAAAATCGCAGGGTACGGCATGA
- the fdhE gene encoding formate dehydrogenase accessory protein FdhE — protein sequence MTGGSVLQPGQLETAAGSIVELCLPAEDLFLRRSRRLQHLAKNHALENYLLFLTELTRWQHDELLSSTQLPPVDNHLLLQCKTHRLPPLAPAGWPRHASWRTAVQRAIAATDSSLPQEGKTALAPLRRGDTAWMERQADLLLHNPGEKSLDVAAALFIGAALQVHWAFWARSLIGLDLGFSGHSPHCPVCGSAPVSAIVHAGGASSGLRYLQCSLCSSQWHVVRAKCSQCENTKDIEYYGLEKMYEAVRIEMCPACRSSLKVVFQEKDAAVDAVADDIASLAVDEEMTKATEHTPISINFFML from the coding sequence GTGACAGGGGGCTCTGTTCTACAGCCTGGTCAGCTTGAAACAGCTGCGGGTTCCATTGTTGAACTCTGTCTGCCGGCGGAGGATCTTTTCCTCCGCCGCTCCCGGCGACTCCAACACCTGGCAAAAAACCATGCGTTAGAGAACTATCTTCTGTTTCTGACGGAACTGACCAGGTGGCAACACGACGAGCTGCTCAGTTCAACGCAACTGCCCCCTGTTGATAACCATCTGCTTCTGCAGTGTAAAACCCATCGCCTGCCACCACTGGCACCGGCCGGATGGCCTCGGCATGCATCCTGGCGTACAGCTGTTCAACGGGCGATAGCAGCAACTGATTCGTCGCTGCCACAGGAAGGAAAAACTGCTTTGGCACCGCTTAGAAGAGGCGATACAGCCTGGATGGAGAGACAGGCTGATCTGCTGTTGCACAACCCCGGAGAAAAGAGTCTTGATGTGGCGGCCGCCCTGTTTATCGGTGCTGCCTTACAGGTGCATTGGGCCTTTTGGGCACGAAGTCTGATCGGCCTGGACCTTGGTTTCTCAGGCCACTCACCACATTGCCCTGTGTGCGGCAGTGCGCCGGTCAGCGCCATTGTTCACGCTGGTGGTGCCTCCAGCGGGCTCCGTTACCTGCAGTGTTCCCTGTGCAGTTCACAGTGGCACGTTGTCCGTGCCAAATGTTCCCAGTGTGAAAATACGAAAGACATCGAATACTACGGCCTTGAAAAGATGTATGAGGCGGTGCGTATTGAGATGTGCCCTGCCTGTCGATCTTCGTTAAAGGTGGTGTTCCAGGAAAAAGATGCAGCGGTTGATGCGGTTGCCGACGATATAGCCTCGCTGGCTGTGGATGAGGAGATGACAAAGGCTACCGAACATACACCCATTAGCATCAACTTCTTCATGTTGTAA
- a CDS encoding thiamine pyrophosphate-dependent dehydrogenase E1 component subunit alpha, giving the protein MQPQLDRHLRFTLLSDMVLIRAFEDRISELSRERGRLPGMQITCHGQEAIAAGVVRAMIEQDVIVTNHRSHGHMLARGVDPKTLMAEIMGKRDGLNRGKSGTLHLADPGRNVLMTSTVVGAAPLLGMGAAFAQNYRQEQAATCVFFGDGAAAEGSVHEAMNMAAVWKLPVLFVCESNRWAGAQGHDEHCPIERVADRAPGYAMPGVVVDGNDVEAVYIAAHRLLEACRAGKGPAFLECLTYRMHGHGEMDVQHYVDKDELAAWDKRDPIELYIEVLQTEGLLDSRDAVEQQAVQTVDAAVAFADASPYPPPEEALEHIYVQPIGQEG; this is encoded by the coding sequence ATGCAACCGCAACTTGATCGCCATTTGCGTTTCACCCTGCTTTCCGACATGGTTCTTATCAGGGCTTTTGAAGATCGTATTTCAGAACTCTCCCGGGAAAGGGGCCGTCTGCCCGGCATGCAGATCACCTGCCACGGTCAGGAGGCCATCGCCGCCGGAGTGGTACGGGCCATGATTGAACAGGATGTTATTGTGACCAACCACCGCAGCCATGGGCACATGCTGGCCCGCGGTGTGGATCCCAAGACACTCATGGCCGAGATTATGGGTAAACGTGATGGTTTGAATCGGGGCAAGTCCGGCACTCTGCACCTGGCCGATCCCGGCCGTAACGTCCTGATGACCTCTACTGTGGTCGGAGCTGCACCGCTGCTTGGAATGGGAGCTGCCTTTGCTCAGAACTATCGACAGGAACAGGCTGCCACCTGTGTATTTTTCGGCGATGGCGCTGCGGCTGAGGGGAGTGTACACGAGGCCATGAACATGGCTGCTGTCTGGAAACTGCCGGTGCTCTTTGTCTGCGAATCCAATCGCTGGGCCGGTGCCCAGGGCCATGACGAACACTGTCCCATTGAACGGGTCGCCGACCGTGCTCCAGGCTATGCCATGCCCGGTGTTGTGGTGGACGGCAACGATGTGGAGGCTGTGTATATCGCTGCTCACCGGCTGCTGGAGGCGTGTCGGGCCGGTAAGGGACCTGCTTTTCTGGAATGTCTGACCTATCGTATGCATGGTCACGGCGAGATGGATGTGCAACACTATGTGGACAAGGATGAGCTGGCCGCCTGGGACAAGCGCGATCCCATTGAGCTGTACATCGAGGTCCTGCAGACAGAGGGCCTTCTGGATTCACGGGATGCGGTAGAACAGCAGGCCGTACAGACCGTGGATGCGGCGGTGGCCTTTGCCGATGCCAGTCCCTATCCTCCACCGGAGGAGGCCCTGGAGCACATCTACGTTCAGCCCATCGGACAGGAGGGATAA